One window from the genome of Vibrio vulnificus NBRC 15645 = ATCC 27562 encodes:
- a CDS encoding aromatic amino acid transport family protein has translation MKTTSTAAPAVQSSSKFTYKDFTWCLSLFGTAVGAGVLFLPIKAGAGGFWPLVMLALLAAPMTWFAHKSLARFVLSAKNPEADITDTVEEHFGKTGANLITFAYFFAIYPIVLIYGVGITNTVDSFLVNQMGMESIPRPLLSGALILAMTAGVVFGKELMLKATSAMVYPLVFVLLALSVYLIPDWNTSMMQVAPDWSSMPVVVWLAIPIIVFSFNHSPIISQFSKEQRLQHGDKAVQKTDAITGGAAMMLMGFVMFFVFSVVLSMSPEQLASAKEQNISVLSYLANVHESPLISYLGPLVAFAAITSSYFGHFLGAHEGLVGLIKSRSNSPISKIEKASLLFIVITTWIVAIVNPSILGMIETMGAPMIAAILFLMPVFAMQKVPAMAKYKTSAAVQIFTVICGLASITSVIYGAL, from the coding sequence ATGAAAACAACTTCAACTGCGGCTCCTGCCGTACAATCTTCTAGTAAGTTTACTTACAAAGATTTCACTTGGTGTCTGTCCCTTTTCGGTACAGCGGTAGGTGCTGGTGTACTTTTCCTTCCAATTAAAGCAGGTGCTGGCGGCTTCTGGCCATTAGTTATGCTAGCGCTACTTGCAGCACCAATGACTTGGTTCGCTCACAAATCTCTCGCTCGTTTCGTTCTTTCTGCTAAGAACCCAGAAGCGGACATCACTGACACTGTAGAAGAGCACTTTGGTAAGACTGGCGCAAACCTTATTACTTTTGCCTATTTCTTCGCTATCTACCCAATCGTTCTGATTTACGGTGTTGGTATCACAAACACAGTGGACTCTTTCCTTGTTAACCAAATGGGTATGGAATCCATTCCACGTCCACTGCTATCTGGCGCATTGATCCTTGCAATGACCGCTGGTGTGGTATTTGGTAAAGAACTGATGCTAAAAGCAACATCTGCAATGGTTTACCCACTAGTATTCGTTCTTCTTGCACTTTCTGTCTACTTGATCCCAGATTGGAACACGTCGATGATGCAAGTAGCACCGGATTGGTCTTCTATGCCTGTTGTCGTATGGCTAGCAATTCCTATTATCGTGTTCTCATTCAACCACAGCCCAATCATCTCTCAGTTCTCTAAAGAACAGCGCCTACAGCATGGTGACAAAGCGGTTCAGAAAACCGATGCGATCACTGGCGGTGCAGCGATGATGCTAATGGGCTTTGTTATGTTCTTCGTATTCTCTGTTGTACTGTCTATGTCTCCAGAGCAACTGGCTTCTGCGAAAGAGCAAAACATCTCTGTACTTTCTTACCTAGCGAACGTACATGAGTCTCCACTGATCTCTTACCTTGGTCCACTGGTTGCGTTTGCAGCGATCACCTCTAGCTACTTCGGTCACTTCCTTGGTGCACATGAAGGTTTAGTTGGTCTGATCAAATCTCGTTCAAATAGCCCTATCAGCAAGATCGAGAAAGCGTCGCTACTGTTCATCGTTATCACCACTTGGATCGTGGCTATCGTTAACCCAAGTATCCTAGGCATGATTGAAACAATGGGCGCACCAATGATTGCGGCAATCCTGTTCCTAATGCCTGTATTTGCAATGCAAAAAGTGCCAGCGATGGCGAAGTACAAAACTTCAGCAGCTGTGCAGATTTTCACAGTTATCTGTGGTCTTGCTTCTATTACTTCTGTAATCTACGGCGCTCTTTAA
- a CDS encoding CoA pyrophosphatase, which yields MTGRGNTLFELNKNQLLQSFQFNLPRGYHAESTARVAHLKGSKLRDAAVLIGFVEREQGLNVILTKRASHLKHHPGQISFPGGKYEESDSSLQATALRETREEIGIAPDAISIFGQMPELVTVSRFKVTPILAFVEPNYQIVIDKNEVDEVFEVPANHLLDTQKLKSAQFRVNQSHHRVFAIPYQQHFIWGMTAQIIQAMQQQIMKRG from the coding sequence ATGACGGGCAGAGGTAATACCTTGTTTGAGCTTAATAAAAATCAACTATTACAATCTTTTCAGTTCAATCTGCCTCGCGGTTATCACGCAGAGTCCACCGCGCGTGTTGCACACTTGAAAGGCAGTAAACTCCGCGATGCCGCCGTGTTAATTGGCTTTGTTGAACGAGAGCAAGGCTTGAATGTAATTTTGACTAAACGCGCTTCTCATCTGAAACATCATCCGGGACAAATCAGCTTTCCCGGTGGCAAGTACGAAGAAAGTGATAGTTCTTTACAAGCAACGGCGTTGCGCGAGACCCGCGAAGAGATAGGAATTGCACCAGATGCGATCTCCATTTTTGGCCAAATGCCGGAGTTGGTAACCGTCAGCCGATTCAAAGTCACACCCATATTGGCGTTTGTCGAACCAAATTATCAAATCGTCATTGATAAAAATGAGGTCGATGAGGTGTTCGAAGTTCCCGCCAATCACCTACTTGATACGCAGAAACTGAAAAGTGCCCAGTTTCGCGTGAATCAATCTCATCATCGAGTCTTTGCCATTCCCTATCAGCAGCATTTTATCTGGGGGATGACTGCCCAGATAATCCAAGCCATGCAGCAACAAATTATGAAGCGAGGTTAA
- a CDS encoding heme NO-binding domain-containing protein, with protein MKGIIFTEFLELVEEKFGLAVLDDILDRANDQGIYTAVGSYDHRKLVSLIVHLSQVTGLPVEQLQEVFGEAVFDNLLASISNRSSLHQCHSTFQFIRHVEEYIHVEVKKLYPDAKPPEFIFIEQDRMKMVFDYKSARCMGHVCLGLMRGCAKHFGEELAIQMETLNPTGSHVRFNVALVKGKQDG; from the coding sequence ATGAAGGGAATCATTTTCACTGAATTTTTGGAATTGGTCGAAGAAAAGTTTGGCTTGGCGGTTTTGGATGACATTTTGGATAGAGCCAATGACCAAGGCATCTACACCGCAGTAGGGAGCTACGACCACCGAAAACTGGTCAGTTTGATTGTGCATCTTAGCCAGGTGACGGGGCTTCCCGTTGAGCAGCTGCAAGAGGTCTTCGGTGAGGCGGTGTTCGATAACTTATTGGCGTCTATTTCCAATCGTTCAAGCTTGCATCAATGCCATTCAACCTTTCAGTTTATTCGCCATGTGGAAGAGTACATCCATGTTGAGGTGAAGAAACTTTACCCCGATGCCAAGCCGCCGGAATTTATCTTCATAGAACAAGATCGAATGAAGATGGTGTTTGACTACAAAAGCGCGCGTTGTATGGGGCATGTTTGCCTTGGATTGATGAGAGGGTGTGCCAAGCATTTTGGCGAAGAGCTAGCGATACAGATGGAGACACTCAACCCGACAGGGAGTCACGTTCGTTTCAATGTTGCTTTGGTGAAGGGTAAACAAGATGGATGA
- a CDS encoding ATP-binding protein translates to MDDSLHLNRKLQRAIASRKEAERLLEEKSLELYQSNQQLKLALKQLELKSEQQLFKFEFEQQIDDTLITFGRVFIVDGIDDLLLANLLERLSRASVIRQAWLKLDKPILTTLKSLEYGLKPTGFLYRADDSRTRAEWFGDALCIPIILESEPVGSMVFTIDHFDIDLDFISNQLCLIADLVSNALNRQLWMERETELRKRAEESEKATKEFVAMINHELRTPLNGVLGSAELLGNTYLNDEQQLYLRNLRQGGELLRVIINDLLDFSKMNAGMMEIVPKVFRWREVEESIVGIFAAKASEKQIGFHIEKQFGMPRCVCGDVERIKQILVNLIGNAIKFTQQGAVTFRTHWQDDVLSVEIEDTGIGIAEQAKSTLFDPFVQADRSSKRNYEGSGLGLAICRNLCRLMGGEIGFRSELGKGSCFHFAIPLPASDEPLLEPHSEQVERHQLDWAALKVLVVDDIRMNQVIINQMLKKLQVTPEVRNNGVEALQAVSQQDYDLIFMDCRMPEMDGYEATHYLREQGLATPIVALTAGTTLEEREKCLVSGMNDILTKPYTADDVERMMLKWLTVKT, encoded by the coding sequence ATGGATGATTCTTTGCATCTCAATCGCAAACTCCAACGCGCCATCGCCTCAAGAAAAGAAGCGGAAAGGCTGTTGGAAGAAAAAAGCTTGGAGCTTTACCAATCCAATCAACAACTCAAACTGGCGTTGAAGCAGTTGGAGTTAAAATCGGAACAACAGCTTTTCAAGTTTGAGTTTGAGCAGCAAATTGATGACACCTTAATCACGTTTGGTCGAGTCTTCATTGTCGATGGTATCGATGATTTATTATTGGCCAATCTATTGGAGCGTCTTTCTCGTGCGTCGGTGATTCGTCAAGCGTGGTTGAAGCTGGATAAGCCCATCCTAACGACGCTCAAAAGTCTTGAATATGGGCTGAAGCCGACGGGGTTTCTCTATCGAGCTGACGATAGCCGAACGCGTGCTGAGTGGTTTGGCGACGCGCTTTGCATTCCCATCATTTTAGAAAGTGAACCTGTTGGCAGCATGGTCTTCACCATTGATCACTTCGATATCGATCTCGATTTTATTTCCAACCAGCTCTGCCTGATCGCTGATTTGGTCAGCAATGCTCTCAATCGTCAGCTCTGGATGGAGCGAGAAACGGAGCTACGTAAGCGAGCAGAAGAGTCAGAGAAAGCGACCAAAGAGTTTGTCGCGATGATCAATCATGAGCTACGTACCCCGTTAAATGGGGTATTAGGCAGCGCTGAACTGCTGGGTAACACCTACCTCAATGATGAGCAGCAACTCTATCTAAGAAACCTACGTCAGGGGGGAGAACTGCTGCGAGTCATCATCAATGATCTGCTCGATTTCAGCAAAATGAATGCCGGCATGATGGAAATTGTGCCGAAAGTGTTTCGTTGGCGAGAGGTAGAGGAGTCCATCGTCGGGATATTTGCCGCCAAAGCGAGCGAAAAACAGATTGGCTTTCACATTGAGAAACAGTTTGGCATGCCTCGCTGCGTATGCGGAGATGTTGAGCGAATCAAACAAATTTTGGTGAACTTGATTGGCAACGCGATCAAGTTTACCCAACAAGGAGCCGTTACGTTTCGCACTCATTGGCAAGACGATGTGCTGTCAGTGGAAATAGAAGATACTGGTATTGGCATCGCCGAGCAGGCCAAAAGCACCTTATTTGACCCGTTTGTCCAGGCAGACCGCAGTAGCAAGCGCAACTATGAAGGATCGGGGTTGGGGTTGGCCATTTGTCGAAACCTTTGTCGCCTTATGGGAGGAGAGATCGGCTTTCGCAGTGAGTTAGGTAAAGGGTCTTGCTTCCATTTTGCCATCCCACTGCCAGCGAGTGATGAACCGTTACTCGAGCCACACTCTGAACAGGTTGAGCGTCATCAACTGGATTGGGCAGCACTAAAAGTGCTGGTGGTCGATGACATACGCATGAATCAGGTCATCATCAATCAAATGTTGAAAAAGCTACAAGTCACACCGGAGGTGAGAAACAATGGTGTGGAGGCGCTTCAGGCGGTTAGCCAGCAAGACTATGATCTGATATTCATGGATTGTCGCATGCCAGAAATGGATGGCTATGAGGCGACTCACTATTTACGAGAGCAAGGCCTAGCGACGCCCATTGTGGCGCTTACTGCCGGTACGACATTGGAAGAGCGAGAGAAGTGCTTAGTGAGTGGCATGAATGACATTCTCACCAAGCCTTACACCGCTGATGATGTTGAACGAATGATGTTAAAGTGGCTGACAGTGAAAACTTAA